A stretch of Methylogaea oryzae DNA encodes these proteins:
- a CDS encoding radical SAM protein translates to MAAKVSSSSEVSSGPSDHVAQYGLRPEAAEFPMMLVLSFVYPCNAECPHCPYTNSNIRDSYKDVPYMPDDVFKKIADEAGQYGAYLRISGGGEPMLHPHAVELLTYAKRVGCKIGLITNGSAFTEKNSRALLDAGVDMIEFSVDARDAETYSVVRKGLNWERLLRNAKGMIDIRNSIGGASKIVASGVNQQGVDIDAVEKFWREEIGVDNFIKRKFLTWGVNTSLDGSRSADPSPYLDTDNVPCPFIFERLNIDSRGNVMVCGYDIAANTSMGLVTEHSIKDIWHGEGFRHYREMHLANRGGEISMCSTCPDWKYRSWHHNYWKVVKGAEKQRAATLQRLGVDDDFQSATFDEQ, encoded by the coding sequence ATGGCAGCCAAAGTTTCGTCATCGTCCGAGGTATCTTCTGGTCCGTCCGATCATGTCGCGCAATATGGCTTGCGCCCAGAAGCGGCTGAGTTTCCGATGATGTTGGTGTTGTCGTTTGTTTACCCGTGCAATGCGGAATGTCCGCACTGCCCTTATACGAATTCCAATATTAGGGATAGTTATAAGGACGTGCCATATATGCCGGACGACGTATTTAAGAAGATTGCGGATGAAGCCGGCCAATATGGCGCTTATCTTAGGATTTCCGGTGGTGGCGAGCCTATGCTTCATCCCCATGCGGTTGAGCTCCTGACCTATGCCAAACGTGTTGGTTGCAAGATTGGGCTAATTACCAACGGTTCCGCGTTCACCGAAAAGAACTCGCGAGCTTTGCTTGATGCGGGAGTCGACATGATCGAGTTCTCCGTCGACGCTCGAGACGCTGAGACTTATAGCGTGGTTCGTAAAGGGCTTAATTGGGAGCGATTGTTGCGTAATGCAAAAGGCATGATCGATATTCGCAATAGTATTGGCGGTGCGTCGAAAATCGTGGCTTCTGGAGTAAATCAGCAGGGTGTCGATATTGACGCAGTGGAGAAGTTTTGGCGCGAGGAAATTGGCGTCGACAATTTTATTAAGCGTAAATTTTTGACGTGGGGCGTCAACACATCGCTGGATGGTTCCCGCTCGGCAGACCCGTCTCCCTATCTAGATACCGACAATGTTCCGTGTCCGTTCATATTTGAGCGCCTTAATATCGATAGTCGCGGCAATGTTATGGTGTGTGGTTACGATATCGCGGCGAATACAAGTATGGGGCTGGTGACCGAACATAGCATTAAAGATATTTGGCATGGCGAGGGCTTCCGCCATTATCGCGAAATGCATTTGGCGAACCGGGGAGGGGAAATATCTATGTGCTCCACTTGTCCGGATTGGAAATACCGTTCATGGCACCACAATTATTGGAAGGTGGTGAAAGGTGCTGAAAAACAGCGAGCGGCGACGTTGCAACGACTGGGAGTCGACGATGATTTCCAGTCGGCCACGTTCGACGAACAATAA
- the asnB gene encoding asparagine synthase (glutamine-hydrolyzing), producing the protein MCGICGFTGAPEREALRRMSSAITHRGPDDAGHWDAPDVSLGMRRLAIVDLETGQQPVFNEDGAIGVVFNGEIYNHAELRTELVAAGHQFRSHHSDTEVLVHLYEEFGDDFLHRLNGMFAIALWDKRRQKLLIARDRAGVKPLYFGVFAGRLLFASEIKSLLAHPSVERRPNYRALYHYFSFKNIPAPWSAFDGIEQLRPGERAIYEQGILRREQWWTLRFAEDPAIDEQTAAERIRALLEDSVRLRMEADVPFGAYLSGGVDSSSVVALMSRIGGYRVKTFSLVYADDFHNKAADQVFAREVARQYDTDHHEFVLTHQDVVDSLDAVLGAFDEPFSGVTSTYFVTRLISQHVKVALSGDGADELFGSYLAHRLAQPLHHFPRLRNRLSTLSTKEQGLLQPFLERPEYLAEMEARGDEIKRRASLYLFSDLDKQALLSDKMLALCSGESTERWIGDVYSSSGTDDPLNRALNCDFRLLLPDQVLAFVDRLSMAHSVEVRPPFLDYRLMEFAATLPGSMKIKNGRSKHILKEAVRGLIPDGVIDRPKEGFILPIDNWLLSELRCLVEEVLSPERLALHGLIRWEEVKKILDAHYSRTANYGARIWNLMMFQRWWETYF; encoded by the coding sequence ATGTGTGGAATTTGTGGTTTTACCGGGGCGCCTGAGCGTGAGGCGTTAAGGCGCATGAGCAGTGCCATTACCCATCGAGGGCCGGACGATGCGGGGCATTGGGACGCGCCGGACGTTTCTCTGGGTATGCGAAGGTTGGCTATCGTCGATTTGGAAACTGGCCAGCAACCGGTCTTCAACGAGGATGGCGCTATCGGGGTCGTGTTCAACGGCGAGATTTATAATCATGCTGAGCTTCGAACTGAGCTTGTGGCTGCGGGTCATCAGTTTCGCTCCCACCATTCCGATACCGAGGTACTGGTTCATCTCTATGAGGAATTCGGCGACGATTTCCTGCACCGGCTAAACGGGATGTTCGCCATCGCACTTTGGGATAAACGGCGCCAAAAGCTTCTGATTGCGCGTGATCGGGCTGGGGTTAAGCCTCTGTATTTCGGTGTGTTTGCCGGCCGGCTGTTATTTGCGTCGGAGATTAAGTCGCTCCTCGCCCATCCGTCTGTAGAACGGAGGCCAAATTATCGGGCGCTTTATCACTACTTTAGCTTCAAAAATATTCCCGCTCCCTGGAGTGCCTTTGACGGTATCGAGCAGTTACGGCCAGGGGAGCGCGCGATTTATGAACAAGGAATATTGAGGCGCGAACAGTGGTGGACGTTGCGATTCGCCGAAGATCCTGCCATTGACGAACAAACGGCGGCAGAGCGGATAAGGGCGTTGCTGGAAGACAGCGTTCGTTTACGCATGGAGGCGGACGTCCCGTTCGGCGCGTATCTATCCGGCGGAGTCGATAGCTCAAGTGTCGTTGCCTTGATGAGTCGTATCGGCGGTTATAGGGTGAAGACCTTTTCATTGGTGTACGCCGATGATTTTCATAATAAGGCCGCCGACCAAGTTTTCGCGCGCGAGGTGGCTCGTCAGTACGATACCGACCATCACGAATTCGTGCTGACGCACCAGGATGTTGTCGATAGTCTTGACGCGGTATTAGGGGCGTTCGACGAACCCTTTTCCGGGGTAACTTCGACTTACTTCGTTACCCGCTTGATCTCACAGCACGTCAAAGTGGCGCTATCGGGGGATGGTGCCGATGAACTTTTCGGCAGCTACCTCGCCCACCGGCTAGCGCAGCCGCTTCATCATTTTCCTCGTTTGCGCAACAGGTTGTCGACGCTGTCGACAAAAGAGCAGGGGCTGCTTCAGCCATTTCTTGAGCGCCCGGAATATTTGGCGGAAATGGAGGCGCGGGGTGATGAGATTAAGCGACGCGCTAGTCTCTATCTTTTTAGTGATTTAGACAAACAGGCATTGCTCAGCGACAAAATGCTAGCGCTGTGCTCGGGGGAAAGTACGGAACGTTGGATCGGGGACGTTTACAGCAGTTCGGGTACCGATGACCCGCTCAATCGGGCGTTGAATTGCGATTTTCGTTTGCTGCTCCCAGACCAAGTGCTCGCATTTGTCGATCGGCTATCGATGGCGCATTCGGTCGAGGTGAGGCCGCCTTTTTTGGATTACAGGCTGATGGAGTTTGCGGCTACTTTGCCGGGTTCGATGAAAATCAAGAACGGTCGTAGCAAGCATATCCTTAAAGAGGCAGTCCGAGGGCTGATCCCCGATGGGGTGATCGATCGCCCAAAGGAAGGCTTTATATTGCCGATAGACAATTGGTTACTGAGCGAATTACGTTGCCTTGTCGAAGAGGTTTTATCTCCGGAGCGCTTGGCTTTACATGGATTAATACGTTGGGAAGAGGTAAAGAAGATACTAGATGCGCATTACTCCAGGACGGCTAATTACGGGGCGCGCATATGGAATCTCATGATGTTTCAAAGATGGTGGGAAACTTATTTTTAG
- a CDS encoding class I SAM-dependent methyltransferase, which produces MQHDIKGENYYYSEQQKGIDRRTKDLVIGRCFEFLRGPSVLDLGFVDDCWTAPSLARGWQVDIVEGSKRHVDAALDYYHGNANVTIHHAMFEQFCPNREYSSVIAGDVLRYIKEPVPFLKRVRDWLLPGGRLIVTVPNSYSLHRRIGTLLGMEAHPGDANSRDIEVGNLRNYDRYLLRSELRSAGYNIIELRGCFLKPLSSKQMNDWSDELLSAFLEIGDELEDYAWFLYAVCE; this is translated from the coding sequence ATGCAACACGATATTAAAGGCGAAAATTATTATTATTCTGAGCAGCAAAAAGGAATCGATCGCCGAACTAAGGATTTAGTTATTGGTCGATGCTTCGAATTTCTGCGCGGGCCTTCTGTTCTTGATCTAGGGTTTGTTGATGACTGTTGGACGGCGCCGTCGCTCGCTCGTGGATGGCAGGTGGATATCGTAGAGGGATCGAAAAGGCATGTTGACGCGGCTTTAGATTACTACCACGGCAATGCTAACGTTACGATACATCATGCTATGTTTGAACAATTCTGTCCAAATCGTGAGTATAGCAGTGTGATTGCCGGCGATGTCCTCCGTTATATTAAAGAGCCTGTGCCCTTCCTTAAGCGGGTCCGCGATTGGTTGCTTCCTGGCGGCCGTTTGATCGTGACTGTGCCTAATAGTTACTCTCTTCATCGCCGCATTGGTACCCTTTTGGGGATGGAGGCTCATCCAGGGGATGCGAATTCCCGTGATATCGAGGTGGGCAATCTGCGGAATTACGATCGTTACCTCCTTCGCAGCGAACTTAGATCGGCAGGCTACAATATAATAGAGTTGCGCGGTTGTTTCTTAAAACCGCTATCTAGCAAGCAAATGAACGATTGGAGCGACGAACTTCTTTCGGCTTTTTTAGAAATCGGCGATGAATTAGAGGACTACGCTTGGTTTCTCTATGCGGTTTGCGAATAA
- a CDS encoding class I SAM-dependent methyltransferase: MTNTPQNIHEPIVDHSSEREFVDAASKNYEHLGSPIEHAVRRAALNVIRGHVDARPSVLELGCSDGYMTSLLSTIAGRHVVVEAAADFIEATRKVVPDTVEFHHSLFEEYEPDDRFDLIVASYILEHVVDPRSLIERLRLWLNPKTGRLFLVVPNIRALSRQLGRAIGVVGELGEITESERIHGHRRSYDRVSFDRDIEGGGAQILARGGLVVKPFANFHFDAMLRQGIIGEDQLRGLELLGTEYPDLCHSIYVVAR, encoded by the coding sequence ATGACAAATACGCCTCAAAATATTCATGAACCTATCGTCGATCATAGTTCCGAGCGAGAATTTGTCGATGCGGCGAGTAAAAATTATGAGCATCTCGGTTCGCCGATAGAGCACGCCGTACGTCGTGCTGCGCTCAACGTTATACGGGGCCATGTTGACGCAAGGCCGTCAGTGCTTGAGTTAGGCTGTTCAGATGGTTATATGACATCCTTGCTTTCTACCATCGCCGGACGTCATGTCGTAGTAGAGGCTGCTGCTGATTTTATCGAAGCAACTCGCAAAGTAGTACCCGACACGGTAGAATTTCACCACTCGCTATTTGAAGAGTACGAGCCGGATGATCGCTTCGATCTTATTGTGGCTTCGTATATCCTTGAGCATGTCGTTGATCCTCGCAGCTTAATTGAGCGTCTTCGCCTTTGGTTGAATCCCAAGACTGGCAGGCTATTTCTCGTCGTACCCAATATCCGCGCGTTATCGCGCCAACTTGGTCGCGCCATCGGCGTCGTAGGTGAGTTGGGTGAAATCACCGAGAGCGAACGCATTCACGGGCATCGACGCAGCTACGATCGCGTCAGTTTTGATCGAGATATCGAAGGCGGTGGTGCGCAAATCCTTGCTCGCGGCGGACTAGTGGTAAAACCCTTCGCTAATTTCCATTTCGACGCCATGTTGCGTCAGGGAATAATTGGGGAAGATCAGCTGCGCGGGTTAGAATTGCTTGGCACCGAATATCCCGATCTTTGTCACTCCATTTATGTTGTGGCAAGATAA
- a CDS encoding NAD(P)-binding protein, producing the protein MSKAVVVAGGGLAGLFAALFMRLKYPAARILVVERSSRLGGLYATFDYGDNGHFDCGMHWITETGISAVDEMFFELLPFDQWHCLSGERRDLSGLFFKGRLQKHTQYPDLRAFDESEYRAYVADFFFNLQHQKSPTTNTLFDYANNRFGALIAERVIAPIAEKVHGFAVSELAVMARRLPLLDRVTMFDEETFSGLIDAPLLRNRLAFPEQRRLPLKYSSGIRSYYPKQYGISRIIDALLVRLRNLNIELLTSSQISQLKRENRRVSHVVIESNTATETVDNVEALVWTAGSMPLSALLGMPLVGLPKPRRKTVIVSMLLKEPPQMGDLYCFFCADSPYSTYRITNFAAFCPDSVRATGYPICVELLVDTGIERSADDLAEQAKREILAFGLVSSPDDICFARAEILQAGFPGMSCAVIEEVDRVRNAIVELDIANLVHGGILSEPDLFFQPEVIADLYRKLDRL; encoded by the coding sequence ATGTCAAAAGCGGTGGTAGTTGCTGGCGGAGGCTTGGCAGGTTTATTCGCGGCTCTTTTTATGAGGCTGAAGTATCCCGCCGCTCGTATCCTGGTCGTTGAGCGATCCTCCAGGCTAGGGGGGTTATACGCTACATTCGATTATGGAGACAACGGACACTTCGATTGCGGAATGCATTGGATTACCGAGACAGGTATTTCCGCAGTCGACGAAATGTTTTTCGAGCTTCTTCCGTTTGACCAATGGCATTGCCTTTCGGGCGAGCGTCGGGATCTTTCTGGGCTTTTTTTTAAGGGACGGCTTCAGAAGCATACACAATATCCGGATCTGCGTGCGTTCGATGAATCGGAGTATCGTGCTTACGTTGCCGACTTTTTTTTCAACCTTCAGCATCAAAAAAGTCCTACCACAAACACACTGTTTGATTATGCAAATAATCGGTTTGGCGCATTAATCGCTGAGCGAGTAATTGCTCCGATTGCAGAGAAAGTTCACGGTTTCGCCGTTAGCGAACTAGCGGTTATGGCGCGCCGATTGCCGCTACTAGACCGAGTCACCATGTTTGACGAGGAGACGTTTTCCGGTCTAATCGACGCGCCTCTTCTTCGGAATCGGCTTGCGTTTCCTGAGCAACGGCGTTTGCCTTTAAAGTACTCGTCGGGTATACGGAGTTATTATCCAAAGCAATACGGTATAAGCCGCATCATTGACGCGTTGCTTGTGCGGTTACGCAATCTAAATATCGAGTTGCTAACGAGTTCGCAAATTAGTCAACTCAAGCGGGAAAACCGACGCGTATCTCATGTGGTTATAGAGAGTAATACAGCGACGGAGACGGTCGACAATGTAGAGGCTTTAGTTTGGACGGCAGGATCCATGCCGCTTTCAGCGTTGCTCGGGATGCCGCTTGTTGGACTGCCAAAGCCACGAAGAAAAACCGTCATCGTCAGTATGCTTCTCAAAGAGCCGCCGCAAATGGGGGATCTTTATTGTTTCTTTTGTGCCGACTCGCCGTACTCAACCTATCGGATTACGAATTTTGCTGCTTTTTGCCCAGATTCGGTAAGAGCGACCGGATATCCCATCTGTGTCGAGCTGCTTGTCGATACGGGAATTGAACGGTCCGCCGACGATCTTGCTGAACAGGCAAAACGGGAAATATTGGCTTTTGGCCTCGTCTCATCTCCAGATGATATTTGTTTTGCGCGCGCGGAGATATTGCAAGCCGGGTTTCCCGGCATGAGTTGCGCGGTAATTGAAGAGGTTGATCGGGTCCGCAACGCTATTGTAGAGCTGGATATCGCTAACCTTGTCCATGGAGGGATACTCTCCGAGCCTGATCTGTTTTTTCAGCCTGAGGTAATCGCCGATCTGTATCGAAAATTGGATCGTCTATGA
- a CDS encoding M20 family metallopeptidase, translated as MVSDIVEALSSLKDAYTEFLQGLIRAPSLRGGEAACQHIVEDKMVALGLEVSKVYSRDDAQSVNLAARIKGAGAGAGGRSLALNAHADITPVEGVWTRPPYDAVVEDGIIYGRGAQDDKAGIAVILMVAECLQKLGIRLKGDLILHVVVDDETSGDGSLSLVNAGYGAEGIVICDGTWPERIIYGHLGQLWLDVSISGTAVAACVEHRGVNPIYLGCEFIERLRAWINDVSSSSKSFGSVDKPGFVNVGSFHSGVWHGSVPAEASLQIQIGFGPELQPSEVLRIVKQIASDISDRIDVRQGFLETPAVMVPSDSELISKLKPIVEKNSGKEVRTQTVTGHCDMRHFRTNNICLYGPGAGWNPHGIDECYRLSDMPVVARNLVELVIAWCEIASEQSGSLSS; from the coding sequence ATGGTTAGCGATATTGTTGAGGCGCTTTCAAGCCTCAAGGATGCTTATACTGAATTTCTTCAGGGACTGATTCGAGCACCATCTCTACGAGGCGGGGAGGCAGCGTGCCAGCATATAGTAGAGGACAAGATGGTTGCTCTTGGGCTCGAAGTGTCCAAGGTCTATTCACGCGACGACGCTCAGTCAGTCAATCTGGCCGCTCGAATTAAAGGCGCTGGCGCTGGCGCCGGCGGCCGGTCGCTAGCCCTCAACGCGCACGCGGACATTACCCCAGTGGAGGGTGTTTGGACGCGTCCCCCTTATGATGCCGTAGTGGAAGATGGAATCATTTATGGCCGAGGGGCGCAAGATGATAAGGCTGGGATCGCCGTGATTTTGATGGTTGCGGAGTGTTTGCAGAAACTCGGGATCAGGCTCAAGGGCGACCTTATTTTGCACGTCGTGGTTGATGATGAAACCAGTGGCGATGGCAGTCTGTCTCTTGTAAACGCAGGGTATGGTGCGGAAGGAATTGTTATATGCGATGGCACATGGCCTGAGCGAATAATTTATGGTCATCTAGGTCAGTTATGGCTTGATGTTTCTATATCTGGAACCGCGGTCGCTGCGTGTGTTGAGCATCGCGGAGTTAATCCGATATATCTTGGTTGTGAATTCATCGAAAGGCTGCGTGCTTGGATAAACGATGTCAGTTCAAGCTCAAAATCTTTCGGAAGCGTAGATAAGCCTGGCTTTGTGAATGTGGGTTCCTTCCATTCCGGGGTCTGGCATGGATCTGTACCGGCAGAGGCTAGCTTGCAGATCCAGATAGGCTTTGGCCCCGAGCTACAACCGTCCGAAGTATTACGGATAGTAAAACAAATAGCTAGCGATATCTCAGATAGAATAGATGTAAGGCAGGGATTTCTTGAAACGCCAGCGGTTATGGTTCCTAGTGATAGTGAATTAATTTCGAAGTTAAAGCCTATCGTCGAAAAAAATTCCGGAAAGGAGGTTCGCACACAGACCGTTACAGGACATTGTGATATGCGGCATTTTCGTACAAATAATATTTGTCTTTATGGGCCTGGCGCAGGATGGAACCCTCACGGGATTGACGAGTGCTATCGTTTGAGCGATATGCCGGTTGTGGCGAGGAATTTGGTTGAGCTGGTAATTGCGTGGTGTGAGATTGCGTCGGAGCAATCCGGTTCGTTGTCTTCGTGA
- a CDS encoding WbqC family protein, with amino-acid sequence MTHRTVVILQPGYLPWLGFFDQMLRSDVFVYYDDVQYDKHGWRNRNRIKSATGPIWLTVPVLNSGRHGQKILDVEIDNRSPWGRKHVAAIAQSYAKAPYVQTYLPQLEELLMRRWSSLVELDIATVELICDWIGISRKIERASRLGIEGGQSGRLLDICRHFQASCYLSGDSAQSYLDTSLFAREGLSVIWQSYRHPIYPQLHGEFLPYLSILDLVMNVGDQSITVLTEKS; translated from the coding sequence ATGACGCACAGGACAGTGGTTATTTTGCAGCCGGGTTATTTGCCATGGCTAGGTTTTTTCGATCAGATGCTTCGAAGTGATGTATTTGTCTATTATGATGATGTTCAATACGACAAGCACGGATGGCGTAACCGGAATAGAATAAAATCGGCTACGGGTCCAATTTGGCTTACGGTGCCTGTTTTAAATTCAGGCCGCCACGGGCAAAAAATCTTGGACGTTGAAATCGACAATCGTTCTCCATGGGGGCGGAAGCATGTCGCGGCCATTGCTCAAAGCTATGCTAAGGCGCCTTATGTTCAGACTTATTTGCCGCAACTCGAAGAGTTGTTGATGCGACGGTGGAGTTCACTCGTAGAGCTTGACATCGCTACCGTCGAGTTGATTTGTGATTGGATCGGAATTAGTAGAAAAATCGAGCGGGCATCTCGTTTAGGGATTGAAGGGGGGCAGAGCGGGCGTCTGCTGGACATATGCCGCCATTTTCAGGCAAGTTGCTACTTGTCCGGGGATTCTGCGCAAAGCTATCTGGATACAAGCTTATTTGCGAGGGAGGGACTGTCGGTGATTTGGCAGTCTTATCGGCATCCGATTTACCCTCAGTTGCATGGCGAATTTCTACCCTATTTATCTATTCTCGACCTTGTAATGAATGTTGGCGACCAGAGTATAACTGTATTAACGGAAAAATCATGA
- a CDS encoding dTDP-glucose 4,6-dehydratase: MKNILITGGAGFIGSNFVRYLYNKYPDYRLIVLDALTYAGSVQNLPENGFSSERFEFWYGNVMNADLVDALVGKADIVFHFAAESHVTRSIFDNRLFFETDVLGTQVVSNAVLRNRERIELFVHISTSEVYGTAVGEVMDEDHPLNPMSPYAAAKCGADRLVYSYWQTYNIPAVIIRPFNNFGPYQHLEKVIPRFITSAIIGEPMTVHGDGSARRDFLFVDDHCEALDRVLHSDKQSVIGQVINLGTKRDVSVLEIAEILKSIMGEAHCDVEFVGNRPGQVFRHTCDASKAESLLGWRPSTSFEDGLRKTVDWYVANREWWEHQRWMRHIPIVTADGKRELH; the protein is encoded by the coding sequence ATGAAGAATATATTGATCACCGGGGGGGCTGGATTTATTGGTAGCAACTTTGTTAGATATCTTTATAACAAGTATCCAGACTACCGCTTGATTGTGTTGGACGCGCTAACCTATGCCGGTAGCGTGCAGAATCTTCCGGAGAACGGTTTTAGTTCAGAGCGATTCGAGTTTTGGTACGGCAACGTCATGAATGCGGACCTAGTCGATGCTTTGGTAGGTAAAGCCGATATAGTGTTTCATTTTGCGGCGGAGTCGCACGTCACGCGTTCCATTTTTGATAATCGTCTTTTTTTTGAAACGGATGTCCTTGGTACTCAAGTTGTATCGAATGCGGTATTGAGGAATCGAGAACGGATAGAGCTTTTTGTACATATCTCAACGTCTGAAGTCTATGGAACGGCTGTTGGTGAGGTAATGGATGAGGACCATCCGCTAAACCCGATGAGCCCTTACGCTGCGGCAAAATGCGGAGCCGATCGGCTCGTGTACTCGTACTGGCAGACCTATAATATTCCTGCTGTTATTATCCGTCCGTTTAACAATTTTGGGCCTTATCAGCATTTGGAGAAAGTGATCCCTCGCTTTATAACTAGCGCAATCATAGGCGAGCCGATGACCGTACATGGCGACGGTTCTGCGCGGCGAGATTTTCTGTTTGTCGACGATCATTGCGAGGCGCTGGATCGGGTTTTACATTCCGACAAGCAGAGTGTAATCGGTCAGGTTATAAACCTGGGCACCAAGCGCGACGTAAGCGTTCTGGAGATCGCTGAAATTTTGAAAAGCATTATGGGGGAAGCGCACTGCGACGTAGAGTTTGTCGGAAACCGTCCCGGGCAAGTGTTCCGCCATACGTGCGATGCATCCAAGGCTGAAAGCCTGTTAGGGTGGCGGCCCAGTACGAGCTTTGAAGACGGTTTGAGAAAAACTGTCGATTGGTACGTGGCAAATCGAGAATGGTGGGAGCACCAACGTTGGATGCGGCATATTCCCATTGTTACGGCAGACGGTAAAAGAGAATTACATTGA
- a CDS encoding DegT/DnrJ/EryC1/StrS family aminotransferase → MSHKIPFYMHDLGQEELDSVAEVLAGPILTTGDTVDRFEKEFAGYLGRKHALGVTSCTGAIHMSLLALGIGPGDEVITTPMTFIATATAIIEAGASPVFVDVESDTGNIDAGKIEAAITDKTRAILPVHLYGLMCDMIEIRRIADRYNLKIIEDCAHCVEGERDGVRPGELADTACFSFYATKNLTCGEGGAVVTDSDELVDRLKVLRLHGMTKTAADRQREGYSHWDMVDMGWKYNMDNIQAALLLPQMRRLRKKLDSRHELSAIYEKKLGRIEGVRLPASRNNATHARHLYPVWVNSAIRDHVVDELNKNGIGTVVNYRAIHLLSYFAKALGYRRGDFPNAERIGDETLSLPFYPTMPIHFVDVVTETLARAVSA, encoded by the coding sequence TTGAGTCATAAAATTCCTTTTTATATGCACGACCTGGGGCAGGAGGAATTAGACTCCGTTGCCGAGGTATTGGCTGGGCCAATCCTAACAACAGGGGACACGGTGGACCGTTTTGAAAAGGAGTTTGCCGGCTACCTGGGGCGTAAGCATGCGCTAGGGGTAACTAGCTGTACGGGTGCTATACATATGTCGTTGTTAGCACTAGGAATTGGGCCAGGAGACGAAGTCATCACCACGCCGATGACGTTTATAGCGACAGCGACGGCTATTATCGAGGCCGGAGCCTCGCCAGTGTTCGTCGACGTGGAGTCAGATACCGGAAATATCGACGCGGGGAAAATCGAGGCGGCGATAACAGACAAGACACGTGCGATTCTTCCCGTCCATCTCTATGGTTTGATGTGCGATATGATCGAAATCAGGCGTATCGCAGACCGCTACAATTTGAAAATTATTGAAGATTGCGCTCATTGCGTTGAAGGCGAAAGAGACGGCGTTAGACCCGGAGAGCTCGCGGACACAGCGTGTTTTAGTTTTTATGCCACGAAAAATTTAACTTGTGGCGAGGGAGGCGCTGTCGTCACCGATTCCGATGAATTGGTAGATCGCCTAAAAGTTTTGCGCCTTCATGGTATGACCAAGACGGCGGCGGATCGGCAGCGGGAGGGTTATAGCCATTGGGATATGGTAGATATGGGCTGGAAATACAATATGGATAATATCCAAGCCGCGTTATTACTCCCACAGATGCGGAGGCTTCGCAAGAAATTAGACTCTCGACACGAGCTTTCGGCTATCTATGAAAAGAAGCTTGGCCGTATAGAGGGGGTTCGTTTGCCAGCTAGTCGTAATAACGCTACGCATGCACGACATCTTTACCCGGTGTGGGTAAACTCCGCAATTAGAGATCATGTTGTAGACGAATTGAACAAAAACGGTATCGGCACTGTTGTCAATTATCGTGCGATCCACTTGCTAAGTTATTTTGCTAAGGCATTAGGTTACAGGCGGGGGGATTTCCCAAACGCTGAGCGTATTGGTGATGAGACACTTTCGCTGCCTTTTTATCCCACGATGCCTATCCACTTCGTGGACGTCGTGACCGAAACACTCGCCAGAGCGGTATCTGCTTAA